The Acetivibrio cellulolyticus CD2 genome segment CGTACACCTATGAAATGTATGACAACGGGACAATAAAGAAAACCACAATTACAGATGAGAAAGGAAATTATGTTGAGAGCTATTATGATGAGAAGGGTAATATAGATACTGTATGCGACTTTTCAAATCCCTCGTTGAAATTGGTGGATAATGATTACGACGCAAATGGAAGGCTTTCACAGACAAAGGATGGAGAAGGCGGAACTACCATTTTAGGATATGATTCTGGTAACAGAATTGGAACGGTTACAGACCAGATGAATAAAAAAATCCTTCAATTCCACTACGATTCTGTTACCGGAAACTTAGACACGCAAACGGACGCACTTGGTGTTGTAACCAGTTTTAAGGAATACGATGCAAATGGAAGATGGGGCAAAGCAGAGTTTACAAGAACTATAAGTGAAGGAATTACCGAAATTGTATCCACCAGCAACATTTATGACAACATGGGGCGTGTAACTGAAAATACTGATGGAGTGGGTAGAGTTTCAAAAGCATACTACAATGGAATTGGTAAAATAGGAACATACACAGATAAGTACCAAAATACTTTAAGCTATCAGTACGATTGTTTGGGTAATTTGACACAAGTAGATTNNNNNNNNNNNNNNNNNNNNNNNNNNNNNNNNNNNNNNNNNNNNNNNNNNNNNNNNNNNNNNNNNNNNNNNNNNNNNNNNNNNNNNNNNNNNNNNNNNNNCGGCACAACAAGTTATGAATATGATGATTTGTACAGGCTGACAAAGAAAACAAACCCAGACAACACCACTATAGAGTATTTCTATGATTGGGCTGGAAATTTTACAGGTATAAAGACAAAAGGCGGGGCAACAAGCTATGTGTACGATGCTTACAACCGACTTTCCAAGGTAATTGGAAATGACAATAAAGCTACCAAATACTTATATGATGCAGTTGGAAATCTTGAATATATATTGCATCAGGATGGCTACAAAACCCAGTATATTTATGATAACCAAAACAGGCTGACGGATATAAATAGAATCAAGCCTGATGGGGTAACGGTAGAATATAACTACCACTATGATTTGGAATTTGCCGGAGAGCGCAAACAGGTAACAGAAACCAGCNNNNNNNNNNCCAAAACAGGCTGACGGATATAAATAGATTAAAACCTGATGGTGTAACGGTGGAATATAACTACCACTATCAATTGGGTTTTGCCGGAGAACGCAAAAAGCTAACAGAAACCAGTGGACGTATTGTGGAATATGATTATGACGATTGCTACAGACTTAAAAAAGAAGAGATAACAGACCCTGTACTTGGAAACAGACTAATCACATACCAATACGACAAGGCAGGAAACAGGCTTGAGAAGAATGATAACGGAGTTATAACCAAATATGATCCTGATGATAACAACAGGATTAAGAGTGAAGGCAGTATCATTTACGATTATGATGACAACGGCAATTTGAAAACCAAAGTTGATGGAACTAAAACGACAACTTATGGTTATGATGGGGAAAACCGACTTATATCAGTGACGTTAACCGAATCAGGTAAAACAAAAGTTGAAACTTACGGGTATGACTGGGAAGGAAATAGAATCAGTAAAACTTCCAATGGTGTAGTGATAAAATATCTTGTAGATAGCTACAGTGGCCTTTCGAAGGTTATTGAAGAGCGTGACGGCAGCGGAAATCTTCTGGTTTACTACACCTATGGAAATGATTTGATCAGCCAAAAGAGAGGCGACGTTACAAGCTACTACCAGTACGATGGAATTGGAAGCACCAGAAGGCTAACGGATAAAGATGGTAATGTAACCGATACTTACATTTATGATGCTTTCGGCAATATATTGAATAGAACGGGCAACACAGAAAATAACTACATGTTTGCTGGAGAACAATACGATGCAAACAGCGGATCTTACTACCTAAGGGCAAGATACATGAACCCTCAGAATGGTAATTTCATAACCATGGATCCATACAGCGGAAGCCTGAATGACCCGACGAGCCTNNNNNNNNNNNNNNNNNNNNNNNNNNNNNNNNNNNNNNNNNNNNNNNNNNNNNNNNNNNNNNNNNNNNNNNNNNNNNNNNNNNNNNNNNNNNNNNNNNNNCTACGATTCTGTTACCGGAAACTTAGACACGCAAACGGACGCACTTGGTGTTGTAACCAGTTTTAAGGAATACGATGCAAATGGAAGATGGGGCAAAGCAGAGTTTACAAGAACTATAAGTGAAGGAATTACCGAAATTGTATCCACCAGCAACATTTATGACAACATGGGGCGTGTAACTGAAAATACTGATGGAGTGGGTAGAGTTTCAAAAGCATACTACAATGGAATTGGTAAAATAGGAACATACACAGATAAGTACAAAAATACTTTAAGCTATCAGTACGATTGTCTGGGTAATTTGACACAAG includes the following:
- a CDS encoding RHS repeat domain-containing protein: QNRLTDINRLKPDGVTVEYNYHYQLGFAGERKKLTETSGRIVEYDYDDCYRLKKEEITDPVLGNRLITYQYDKAGNRLEKNDNGVITKYDPDDNNRIKSEGSIIYDYDDNGNLKTKVDGTKTTTYGYDGENRLISVTLTESGKTKVETYGYDWEGNRISKTSNGVVIKYLVDSYSGLSKVIEERDGSGNLLVYYTYGNDLISQKRGDVTSYYQYDGIGSTRRLTDKDGNVTDTYIYDAFGNILNRTGNTENNYMFAGEQYDANSGSYYLRARYMNPQNGNFITMDPYSGSLNDPTSL